A single region of the Arthrobacter sp. V1I7 genome encodes:
- the carB gene encoding carbamoyl-phosphate synthase large subunit, whose protein sequence is MPKRTDLKSVLVIGSGPIVIGQAAEFDYSGTQALRVLKEEGLRVILVNSNPATIMTDPEFADATYIEPITPEVVEKIIAKERPDAILPTLGGQTALNTAIALDKNGVLEKYKVELIGANIAAIELGEDREKFKGVVERCGAESARSHIIHTIDEALTAAEDLGYPMVVRPSFTMGGLGSGLAYDENDLRRIVGQGLQYSPTSEVLLEESILGWKEYELEMMRDKNDNVVVVCSIENFDPVGVHTGDSITVAPALTLTDREYQRLRDISIAVIREVGVDTGGCNIQFAVEPDTGRVVVIEMNPRVSRSSALASKATGFAIAKIATKLSLGYTLDEIPNDITQKTPASFEPTLDYVVVKVPRFAFEKFPAADPTLTTTMKSVGEAMAMGRNFTEALQKALRSLEQKGSQLDFSHVPEWEVAELIEKSKRPTTDRLHQVQRALLGGATVEQLFEATKIDPWYLDQLQLLNEISLEIRQASALTPEMLQRAKRHGFSDEQIGALTHNSEDVVRGVRQALGIRPVYKTVDTCAAEFAAYTPYHYSSYDEEDEVALHAKPSIIILGSGPNRIGQGIEFDYSCVHASMALRKAGYETVMVNCNPETVSTDYDVSTRLYFEPLTLEDVLEVIAAEERTGGVMGVFVQLGGQTPLKLAQQLADAGVPILGTSPEAIDLAEHRGAFSRVLDQAGLVSPKNGTAVSFEDAKKIADEIGYPVLVRPSYVLGGRGMEIVYDEPNLSRYIANATEITTEHPVLIDRFLEDAVEIDVDALYDGKEMYLGGIMEHIEEAGIHSGDSACVLPPITLGNNVLERVRTATLAIAEGVGVRGLINIQFALASDVLYVLEANPRASRTVPFVSKATGVQMAKAAALIGTGVTVNQLRTAYKMLPETGDGSTLPLDAPVSVKEAVLPFSRFRTPEGKVVDSLLGPEMRSTGEVMGIDKHFDTAFAKSQAAANNALPTEGKIFVSVANRDKRSVIMGVKRLSDLGFEIVSTGGTADVLRRNGIQATPVRKVAEGSSAEGEGTIADLVIAGEIDMVFNTPSGGEARSDGYELRAAATSIGIPCITTVAEFNAAVQAIEALRTYEWSVTSLQEHAAALAASQAASRNSAAQTASQIAAPQNA, encoded by the coding sequence ATGCCTAAGAGAACTGACCTTAAGAGCGTCCTGGTCATCGGTTCCGGCCCGATCGTGATCGGCCAGGCGGCCGAATTCGACTACTCCGGCACCCAGGCACTGCGCGTCCTCAAGGAGGAAGGCCTGCGCGTCATCCTCGTCAACTCCAACCCGGCCACCATCATGACGGATCCCGAGTTCGCCGACGCCACCTACATCGAGCCGATCACCCCCGAGGTGGTTGAAAAGATCATCGCCAAGGAACGCCCGGACGCGATCCTGCCCACCCTGGGCGGCCAGACCGCACTCAACACCGCGATCGCGCTGGACAAGAACGGCGTGCTGGAAAAGTACAAGGTGGAACTGATCGGCGCCAACATCGCCGCGATCGAGCTCGGCGAGGACCGCGAGAAGTTCAAGGGCGTCGTGGAACGCTGCGGCGCGGAATCGGCCCGCAGCCACATCATCCACACCATCGACGAGGCCCTGACCGCGGCCGAGGATCTCGGCTACCCGATGGTCGTCCGGCCCTCCTTCACCATGGGCGGCCTCGGCTCCGGCCTCGCCTACGACGAAAACGACCTCCGCCGGATCGTCGGCCAGGGCCTGCAGTACAGCCCCACCAGTGAGGTGCTGCTCGAAGAGAGCATCCTCGGCTGGAAGGAATACGAGCTCGAGATGATGCGCGACAAGAACGACAACGTCGTGGTCGTCTGCTCCATCGAGAACTTCGACCCGGTCGGCGTCCACACCGGCGACTCCATCACCGTCGCCCCGGCCCTGACCCTGACGGACCGCGAATACCAGCGCCTGCGCGACATCTCCATCGCCGTGATCCGCGAAGTCGGCGTCGACACCGGCGGCTGCAACATCCAGTTCGCCGTCGAACCGGACACCGGCCGCGTCGTCGTGATCGAGATGAACCCGCGCGTCTCCCGGTCCTCCGCCCTCGCCTCCAAGGCCACCGGCTTCGCGATCGCCAAGATCGCCACCAAGCTCTCGCTGGGCTACACCCTGGACGAGATCCCCAACGACATCACCCAGAAAACCCCGGCCTCCTTCGAGCCGACCCTGGACTACGTCGTCGTGAAGGTCCCGCGCTTCGCTTTCGAGAAGTTCCCGGCGGCCGACCCCACCCTGACCACCACCATGAAGTCGGTGGGCGAGGCCATGGCGATGGGGCGTAACTTCACCGAGGCCCTGCAGAAGGCGCTGCGCTCCCTCGAGCAGAAGGGCTCCCAGCTGGACTTCAGCCACGTCCCGGAGTGGGAAGTCGCCGAGCTGATCGAGAAGTCCAAGCGCCCCACCACCGACCGCCTGCACCAGGTCCAGCGCGCCCTGCTCGGCGGCGCCACCGTCGAACAGCTTTTCGAAGCCACCAAGATCGACCCCTGGTACCTGGACCAGCTCCAGCTGCTGAACGAGATCTCGCTCGAAATCCGGCAGGCATCCGCCCTGACCCCGGAGATGCTGCAGCGCGCCAAGCGCCACGGCTTCTCCGACGAGCAGATCGGTGCCCTGACCCACAACTCGGAGGACGTCGTCCGCGGCGTCCGGCAGGCCCTCGGCATCCGCCCGGTCTACAAGACCGTGGACACCTGTGCCGCCGAGTTCGCCGCGTACACGCCGTACCACTACTCCTCCTACGACGAGGAGGACGAGGTCGCGCTGCACGCCAAGCCGTCCATCATCATCCTCGGCTCCGGCCCGAACCGGATCGGCCAGGGCATCGAGTTCGACTACTCCTGCGTGCACGCCTCGATGGCGCTCCGCAAGGCCGGTTACGAGACCGTGATGGTCAACTGCAACCCGGAGACCGTCTCGACTGACTACGACGTCTCCACCCGGCTGTACTTCGAGCCGCTCACCCTCGAAGACGTGCTCGAGGTCATCGCCGCCGAGGAACGCACCGGCGGCGTGATGGGCGTCTTCGTCCAGCTCGGCGGCCAGACCCCGCTCAAGCTCGCCCAGCAGCTCGCCGACGCCGGCGTGCCGATCCTCGGCACCTCCCCGGAAGCGATCGACCTTGCCGAGCACCGCGGCGCCTTCTCCCGCGTCCTCGACCAGGCCGGGCTCGTCTCGCCGAAAAACGGCACCGCCGTGTCCTTCGAGGACGCCAAGAAGATCGCCGACGAAATCGGTTACCCGGTGCTGGTCCGCCCGTCCTACGTCCTCGGCGGCCGCGGCATGGAAATCGTCTACGATGAGCCGAACCTGTCCCGCTACATCGCCAACGCCACCGAAATCACCACGGAGCACCCGGTGCTGATCGACCGCTTCCTCGAGGACGCCGTCGAAATCGACGTCGACGCGCTGTACGACGGCAAGGAGATGTACCTCGGCGGCATCATGGAGCACATCGAGGAAGCCGGCATCCACTCCGGCGACTCGGCCTGCGTGCTCCCGCCGATCACGCTGGGCAACAACGTGCTCGAACGCGTCCGGACCGCCACCCTGGCGATCGCGGAAGGCGTGGGGGTCCGCGGCCTGATCAACATCCAGTTCGCCCTGGCATCCGACGTGCTCTACGTCCTGGAAGCCAACCCGCGGGCCTCCCGCACGGTCCCGTTCGTCTCCAAGGCGACCGGCGTGCAGATGGCCAAGGCCGCTGCCCTGATCGGCACGGGCGTCACCGTCAACCAGCTCCGCACCGCCTACAAGATGCTGCCGGAAACCGGCGACGGCTCGACGCTGCCGCTCGACGCCCCGGTCTCGGTCAAGGAAGCCGTGCTGCCGTTCAGCCGCTTCCGCACCCCCGAGGGCAAGGTGGTCGACTCGCTGCTCGGCCCCGAGATGCGTTCCACCGGCGAGGTCATGGGCATCGACAAGCACTTCGACACCGCCTTCGCCAAGAGCCAGGCGGCCGCCAACAACGCGCTGCCGACCGAGGGCAAAATCTTCGTCTCGGTCGCCAACCGGGACAAGCGCTCGGTCATCATGGGCGTCAAGCGGCTCTCGGACCTCGGCTTCGAGATCGTCTCCACCGGCGGCACCGCCGACGTGCTGCGCCGCAACGGCATCCAGGCCACCCCGGTCCGGAAGGTCGCCGAGGGTTCCAGTGCCGAAGGGGAAGGCACCATCGCCGACCTCGTCATCGCCGGCGAGATCGACATGGTCTTCAACACCCCCTCCGGTGGCGAAGCCCGCAGCGACGGCTACGAACTGCGCGCCGCCGCGACCTCAATCGGCATCCCGTGCATTACCACGGTCGCGGAGTTCAATGCCGCGGTCCAGGCGATCGAGGCGCTGCGCACCTACGAATGGTCCGTCACGAGCCTGCAGGAGCACGCTGCCGCCCTGGCGGCCTCGCAGGCCGCCTCGCGAAATTCGGCCGCGCAGACCGCTTCGCAGATCGCGGCCCCGCAGAATGCCTGA
- the pyrF gene encoding orotidine-5'-phosphate decarboxylase codes for MPEPEAPATAGRKSFGFRLGRAMAERGPLCVGIDPHPALLQRWGLNDDAAGLERFSLTVLEAVGPLAAAVKPQVALYERHGSAGMAVLERTLAAAAEASVLTIADAKRGDIGSTMAAYADAWLRDGSALAADSVTLSPYLGFESLRPALDLAAQSGRGVFVLALTSNPEGASVQHVGGADSVARRIVQAAAAENLRYFASATAGDLASVGLVVGATVGSALTELDLDLAAVRGPILAPGLGAQGATAADLRRTFGTAYGQVLGTSSREILGAGPRIQDLQNAALRTLEQLRAA; via the coding sequence ATGCCTGAGCCTGAGGCACCAGCAACGGCCGGCCGGAAGTCCTTCGGCTTCCGGCTGGGCCGGGCCATGGCCGAGCGCGGTCCGCTCTGCGTCGGGATCGACCCGCACCCGGCGCTGCTGCAGCGCTGGGGCCTGAACGACGACGCCGCGGGGCTGGAGCGCTTCTCGCTCACCGTGCTGGAAGCGGTGGGTCCGCTCGCTGCCGCGGTCAAGCCGCAGGTCGCCCTGTACGAGCGCCACGGCTCCGCGGGGATGGCCGTGCTGGAACGGACCCTGGCCGCGGCCGCGGAGGCCTCGGTCCTGACCATCGCCGACGCCAAGCGCGGCGACATCGGCTCCACCATGGCGGCCTACGCCGATGCGTGGCTGCGGGACGGTTCGGCCCTGGCCGCCGATTCGGTAACCCTGAGCCCGTATCTGGGCTTCGAGTCACTGCGGCCGGCCCTCGACCTGGCGGCGCAGAGCGGGCGCGGAGTGTTTGTTCTCGCCCTGACCTCCAACCCCGAGGGCGCGTCGGTGCAGCACGTCGGCGGCGCGGATTCCGTGGCCCGTCGGATCGTGCAGGCGGCAGCGGCGGAAAACCTCCGGTACTTCGCTTCTGCAACCGCCGGGGATCTGGCGTCCGTCGGTCTCGTCGTCGGCGCCACGGTCGGCTCCGCCCTCACCGAACTGGACCTGGACCTCGCCGCCGTCCGCGGCCCGATCCTGGCCCCCGGCCTGGGCGCCCAGGGTGCCACCGCGGCGGATCTGCGCCGGACATTCGGGACGGCCTACGGGCAGGTGCTGGGAACCTCCAGCCGGGAGATCCTCGGCGCCGGACCGCGGATCCAGGACCTGCAGAACGCGGCCCTGCGCACCCTCGAGCAGCTGCGCGCGGCCTGA
- a CDS encoding DUF222 domain-containing protein, with amino-acid sequence MDSRTAWSVESREALEAVAASAAVLAAGTGSGADRPDPPGVVSLHDADPLRDLADDCLDALAEVARLEARTAALKVRLAAEYVQATRALASPAASPRECTVQEMALVAEVACVLTVSERTAGALLSECQALTTALPLTLTALQAGAISWQHARIIVEETSGLDPDGAAALEAHFLDPDASNPARGAPAGDLVPARFRAKARAWRERHHPVSIEKRHSTSAGDRRVDFLPDRDGMAWLSAYLPADTPAGIWERTTAAARALQGPHEARPLSQLRADITATWLLTSHGTGTGTGTGAGGMAGGGIAGGGIAGGGGVPSPRAQVLITVPVLSLLGVTEEPATLDGYGPIPPSMARRLITDGADSFYRVLTDPRDGAPLEIGRTSYRLNKTQRQWLRLRDGRCPFPGCNNHSLDNEADHLLAWADGGTTGISNLGQPCPRHHRLKHGSAWKPTGASKDNPPGWTSPSRRHYPSEHQDWEPPHWPHHILTTDPNTDTDPGPDPGPDHGLPADPGHQPDPAPIGHPGQDPGQDPGRDPEPELSRNPEPELPTDPFPDWHQFTARHSFTAWHSLPAGGSPAKARAGQATASSRSLSPIPPGLAARPMFG; translated from the coding sequence ATGGACAGCAGAACAGCCTGGAGTGTCGAAAGCAGGGAGGCCCTGGAGGCCGTCGCCGCGTCCGCTGCTGTGCTTGCTGCCGGCACCGGCTCCGGCGCGGACCGCCCGGATCCGCCCGGCGTCGTTTCCCTGCACGACGCCGATCCGCTGCGGGATCTGGCGGATGATTGCCTGGACGCTCTCGCCGAGGTGGCCCGGCTGGAAGCCCGGACCGCGGCGCTGAAGGTGCGGCTGGCGGCGGAATACGTGCAGGCAACCCGGGCCCTGGCGTCACCGGCGGCGTCCCCGCGGGAATGCACCGTCCAGGAGATGGCCCTGGTCGCTGAGGTCGCGTGTGTCCTGACCGTCAGTGAACGGACCGCCGGTGCCCTCCTGTCTGAATGCCAGGCACTGACGACGGCGCTGCCGCTGACCCTGACGGCCCTGCAGGCCGGCGCGATCTCCTGGCAGCACGCCCGGATCATCGTCGAGGAAACCAGCGGCCTGGACCCGGACGGAGCGGCCGCGCTGGAAGCGCACTTCCTGGACCCCGACGCCTCAAACCCCGCCCGCGGGGCCCCGGCCGGGGACCTCGTCCCGGCCCGGTTCCGCGCCAAGGCACGCGCCTGGCGCGAACGCCACCACCCGGTCAGCATCGAAAAACGCCACAGCACAAGCGCCGGGGACCGGCGGGTCGACTTCCTCCCGGACCGGGACGGCATGGCCTGGCTCTCCGCCTACCTCCCGGCCGACACGCCCGCCGGGATCTGGGAACGGACCACCGCCGCCGCCCGCGCCCTCCAAGGCCCCCACGAGGCCCGGCCCCTCTCCCAGCTCCGCGCCGACATCACCGCCACCTGGCTCCTCACCAGCCACGGCACCGGCACCGGCACCGGCACCGGCGCCGGCGGCATGGCCGGGGGCGGTATTGCCGGGGGCGGTATTGCCGGGGGCGGGGGTGTGCCGTCCCCGCGGGCGCAGGTCCTGATCACCGTCCCGGTCCTGTCCCTCCTGGGCGTCACCGAGGAACCAGCCACCCTGGACGGGTACGGGCCGATCCCGCCGTCCATGGCCCGCCGCCTGATCACCGACGGCGCCGACTCCTTCTACCGCGTCCTGACCGACCCCCGCGACGGCGCCCCGCTGGAAATCGGACGGACCAGCTACCGCCTCAACAAGACCCAGCGCCAATGGCTCCGCCTCCGCGACGGCAGGTGCCCCTTCCCCGGCTGCAACAACCACTCCCTGGACAACGAAGCAGACCACCTCCTGGCCTGGGCCGACGGAGGCACCACCGGCATCTCCAACCTCGGCCAACCTTGCCCCCGGCACCACCGCCTCAAACACGGCTCCGCCTGGAAACCAACCGGGGCCAGCAAAGACAACCCACCCGGGTGGACCTCCCCGTCACGGCGGCACTACCCCAGCGAACACCAGGACTGGGAACCACCCCACTGGCCACACCACATCCTGACCACCGACCCAAACACAGACACCGACCCAGGCCCAGACCCCGGCCCGGACCACGGCCTGCCCGCAGATCCAGGCCATCAGCCGGACCCGGCGCCCATCGGGCACCCCGGCCAGGACCCCGGCCAGGACCCCGGCCGCGATCCCGAACCGGAACTGTCCCGGAATCCCGAACCGGAACTGCCCACCGATCCCTTCCCGGACTGGCACCAATTCACAGCCCGGCACTCCTTCACCGCCTGGCACTCATTGCCCGCCGGAGGCTCCCCGGCAAAAGCCAGGGCAGGGCAGGCCACCGCAAGTTCCCGAAGCCTTTCGCCAATCCCACCGGGGCTGGCGGCGCGGCCGATGTTCGGTTGA
- a CDS encoding dihydroorotase: MASQQQDTGTNGAYLIRGAAILGGVAEDLLIRDGVIAERGHGLSADGATVIEAAGLVALPGMVDIHTHLREPGREDAETVETGTRAAALGGYTAVHAMANSTPVADTAGVVEQVLTLGRTAGWVDVRPVGAVTVGLAGEQLAELGAMADSRARVRVFSDDGICVHDPVLMRRALEYVKAFDGVVAQHAQEPRLTAGAQMNEGEVSAVLGLTGWPAVAEESIIARDVLLAQHVGSRLHVCHVSTAGSVEIIRWAKSRGVNVTAEVTPHHLWLTDELARSYDPVYKVNPPLRTDADVQALRAALADGTIDVIGTDHAPHPSEHKECEWAQAAMGMTGLETALSVVQHTMIETGLMGWADFARVTSAAPAAIGRLEDQGRPLDAGEPANVTLVDPAARWIVDPSKMATMGRNSPFAGRELPGKVVATFFKGHPTVLGGELNTPYRWLPEAPGRSDSAAAGRN; the protein is encoded by the coding sequence ATGGCATCACAGCAACAGGACACCGGCACCAACGGCGCCTACCTGATCCGTGGCGCCGCCATCCTCGGCGGGGTCGCTGAAGACCTCCTGATCCGGGACGGCGTCATCGCCGAACGCGGCCACGGTCTGTCCGCCGACGGGGCGACCGTGATCGAGGCCGCGGGCCTCGTCGCACTGCCCGGCATGGTGGACATCCACACGCACCTGCGCGAACCCGGCCGCGAGGACGCCGAAACGGTCGAGACCGGCACCCGCGCCGCGGCCCTGGGCGGCTACACGGCCGTGCACGCGATGGCCAACAGCACCCCGGTGGCGGACACCGCCGGCGTCGTCGAACAGGTCCTGACCCTCGGCCGCACGGCCGGCTGGGTGGACGTGCGCCCGGTCGGGGCCGTCACCGTGGGCCTCGCCGGGGAACAGTTGGCCGAACTCGGTGCCATGGCCGATTCCCGCGCCCGCGTCCGGGTCTTCTCCGACGACGGCATCTGCGTCCACGACCCCGTGCTGATGCGCCGGGCGCTGGAATACGTCAAGGCGTTCGACGGCGTCGTGGCCCAGCACGCCCAGGAACCCCGGCTGACCGCGGGTGCCCAGATGAACGAGGGCGAAGTCTCAGCCGTCCTCGGGCTCACGGGCTGGCCCGCCGTCGCCGAGGAAAGCATCATTGCCCGCGACGTCCTCCTCGCCCAGCACGTCGGTTCGCGGCTGCACGTCTGCCACGTCTCCACCGCCGGGTCCGTGGAAATCATCCGCTGGGCGAAGTCCCGCGGCGTCAACGTCACGGCCGAGGTCACCCCGCACCACCTGTGGCTCACGGACGAGCTGGCCCGCAGCTACGACCCGGTCTACAAGGTCAACCCGCCGCTGCGCACCGACGCCGACGTCCAGGCCCTGCGCGCCGCGCTGGCCGACGGAACGATCGACGTCATCGGCACCGATCACGCCCCGCACCCGAGCGAACACAAGGAATGCGAGTGGGCGCAGGCCGCGATGGGCATGACCGGGCTGGAAACCGCGCTCTCCGTGGTGCAGCACACCATGATCGAAACCGGGCTGATGGGCTGGGCGGACTTCGCCCGCGTCACCTCCGCCGCCCCGGCCGCGATCGGCCGGCTGGAGGACCAGGGCCGCCCGCTCGACGCCGGTGAACCCGCCAACGTCACACTCGTGGATCCGGCTGCGCGCTGGATCGTGGACCCTTCTAAGATGGCAACCATGGGCCGTAACTCTCCGTTTGCCGGCCGGGAACTTCCGGGCAAGGTGGTGGCGACGTTCTTCAAGGGCCACCCCACCGTCCTCGGCGGCGAACTCAACACCCCGTACCGGTGGCTCCCGGAAGCGCCGGGCAGGTCCGACAGCGCCGCGGCGGGCCGCAACTGA
- the pyrR gene encoding bifunctional pyr operon transcriptional regulator/uracil phosphoribosyltransferase PyrR yields the protein MTSVPEAPVPAKVVLTRVVLSQADIDRALTRIAHEILESNKGSQDLVLLGIPRRGYPLAVRLAEKIAAADPTVDAAAIVGQLDVTMFRDDLSHQPTRPPYPTQLPRTGIDNKVVVLIDDVLYSGRTIRAALDAIIDLGRPRIVRLAVLIDRGHRELPIRADHVGKNLPTSSSEKVRVRLEETDTVDGAPDGVRVNEVVIEATA from the coding sequence TTGACTTCTGTTCCAGAAGCACCGGTTCCGGCCAAGGTTGTTCTTACCCGAGTGGTACTCAGCCAGGCGGACATCGACCGTGCACTCACTCGTATCGCCCATGAAATCCTCGAGTCCAATAAGGGCTCCCAGGACCTGGTCCTGCTGGGCATCCCGCGGAGGGGCTACCCCCTCGCCGTCCGGCTCGCCGAAAAGATTGCCGCCGCAGATCCCACCGTGGACGCCGCCGCGATCGTGGGCCAGCTGGATGTCACCATGTTCCGCGATGACCTCTCCCACCAGCCGACCCGGCCGCCGTACCCCACCCAGCTTCCACGCACCGGAATCGACAACAAGGTCGTTGTGCTGATCGACGACGTCCTCTACTCCGGGCGCACCATCCGCGCCGCCCTCGACGCGATCATCGACCTCGGCCGTCCGCGCATTGTCCGCCTCGCCGTGCTGATCGACCGGGGCCACCGCGAACTGCCCATCCGCGCTGACCACGTCGGCAAGAACCTGCCCACCTCCTCTTCAGAAAAAGTCCGGGTCCGGCTCGAAGAAACCGACACCGTCGACGGGGCGCCCGACGGCGTCCGCGTCAATGAAGTGGTCATCGAGGCCACCGCATGA
- the carA gene encoding glutamine-hydrolyzing carbamoyl-phosphate synthase small subunit, with protein sequence MPIVESNNVTENPTVTEAEATANAAASTPAALVLEDGRIFRGTSYGATGTALGEAVFATGMTGYQETITDPSYARQLVVQTAPHIGNTGVNKDDAESRRIWVAGYIVRDAARRPSNWRSERSLDSELVEQGIVGIQGVDTRAITRHLREHKTMRAGIFSGDAARATDKELVDTVLASAPMEGSRLAEEVSVDKAYTVEPKDWGWDGEPRFSIAAIDLGIKRMTPIRLAERGVRVHVLPATSTIEDVNAVNPDGFFMSNGPGDPATADNQVKLLRSVLDEKIPYFGICFGNQILGRALGFGTYKLRYGHRGINQPVLDRRTGKVEITSQNHGFAVDAPLNGATQAPEERFGRVEVSHVSLNDDVVEGLSCLDIPAFSVQYHPEAASGPHDAAYLFDRFIDLMADSKKETAKTSTESKTEDKK encoded by the coding sequence ATGCCGATAGTGGAAAGTAACAACGTGACGGAAAACCCCACAGTGACAGAAGCGGAAGCGACGGCAAACGCAGCCGCCTCCACCCCCGCGGCCCTCGTGCTCGAGGATGGACGGATCTTCCGCGGCACCAGCTACGGCGCCACCGGAACCGCGCTCGGCGAGGCTGTGTTCGCCACCGGGATGACCGGCTACCAGGAGACCATCACCGATCCCTCCTACGCCCGCCAGCTTGTGGTCCAGACGGCCCCGCACATCGGCAACACCGGCGTGAACAAGGACGACGCCGAGTCCCGGCGCATCTGGGTGGCCGGCTACATCGTCCGCGACGCCGCCCGCCGCCCGTCCAACTGGCGCTCCGAGCGGTCCCTCGACTCCGAGCTGGTGGAGCAGGGCATCGTCGGCATCCAGGGCGTGGACACCCGCGCCATCACCCGCCACCTGCGTGAGCACAAGACCATGCGCGCCGGGATCTTCTCCGGCGATGCCGCCCGCGCCACGGACAAGGAACTCGTGGACACCGTCCTGGCCAGCGCCCCGATGGAAGGCTCCCGCCTCGCCGAGGAAGTCAGCGTGGACAAGGCCTACACCGTCGAGCCGAAGGACTGGGGCTGGGACGGCGAACCGCGCTTCAGCATCGCGGCGATCGACCTCGGGATCAAGCGGATGACCCCGATCCGCCTCGCCGAGCGCGGCGTCCGCGTGCACGTGCTGCCGGCCACCTCGACCATCGAGGACGTCAACGCGGTGAACCCGGACGGCTTCTTCATGTCCAACGGTCCGGGCGACCCGGCCACGGCGGACAACCAGGTGAAGCTGCTCCGTTCGGTGCTGGACGAGAAGATCCCGTACTTCGGCATCTGCTTCGGCAACCAGATCCTGGGCCGGGCCCTGGGTTTCGGCACGTACAAGCTCCGCTACGGGCACCGCGGTATCAACCAGCCGGTGCTGGACCGCCGCACCGGCAAGGTGGAAATCACCTCGCAGAACCACGGCTTCGCCGTCGACGCCCCGCTCAACGGCGCCACCCAGGCGCCCGAGGAACGGTTCGGCCGCGTCGAGGTCAGCCACGTAAGCCTCAACGACGACGTCGTCGAAGGCCTGTCCTGCCTCGACATCCCGGCATTCTCGGTGCAGTACCACCCCGAGGCCGCCTCCGGCCCGCACGACGCCGCCTACCTCTTCGACCGCTTCATCGACCTGATGGCGGACAGCAAGAAGGAAACGGCCAAAACTTCCACCGAATCCAAGACTGAGGACAAGAAGTAA
- the mihF gene encoding integration host factor, actinobacterial type, with amino-acid sequence MSLRPLTPQERADALGKAAAARTTRAAAKDRLKSGELSIAQLLSSGDTDDAIARMRIVELLEALPGIGRVRAAAIMEQLGIAASRRVRGLGVHQRRALVDFIDDK; translated from the coding sequence GTGAGTTTGCGACCCCTCACTCCGCAGGAGCGTGCCGACGCCTTGGGTAAGGCGGCTGCCGCCCGGACCACCAGGGCGGCGGCCAAGGATCGGCTGAAGTCCGGGGAGCTGAGCATCGCGCAACTGCTCAGCTCCGGCGACACCGATGACGCCATCGCCCGGATGCGGATCGTGGAACTGCTCGAGGCCTTGCCTGGGATCGGGCGGGTCCGGGCCGCAGCCATCATGGAGCAGCTCGGGATTGCCGCCTCGCGGCGGGTCCGCGGCCTCGGCGTTCACCAGCGCCGGGCGCTGGTAGATTTTATAGACGACAAATAG
- a CDS encoding aspartate carbamoyltransferase catalytic subunit has product MRHLLSTEDLSLHNAVRILDTAEEMAAVGEREVKKLPALRGRTVVNLFFEDSTRTRISFEAAAKRLSADVINFAAKGSSVSKGESLKDTAQTLAAMGADAVVIRHWASGAPHRLAATDWIDAAVINAGDGTHEHPTQALLDAFTMRRHWSRLAGTPSAGADLTGMRVAIAGDVLHSRVARSNVWLLRTLGAEVTLVAPPTLLPIGVEKWPCTVSYDLDETLAKGVDAMMMLRVQGERMNASFFPTTREYSRRWGFDDNRLRALDGLGLKDTIILHPGPMNRGLEISAAAADSPRSTVLAQVRNGVSIRMAALYLLLSGDTREPAANSTKESH; this is encoded by the coding sequence ATGAGGCACCTGCTCTCCACCGAAGACCTGAGCCTGCACAACGCCGTCCGCATCCTCGACACCGCCGAGGAAATGGCCGCCGTGGGGGAGCGTGAGGTCAAGAAGCTCCCCGCGCTGCGCGGCCGTACCGTGGTGAACCTGTTCTTCGAGGATTCCACCCGCACCCGGATCTCCTTCGAGGCCGCCGCCAAGCGGCTCTCGGCGGACGTCATCAACTTCGCCGCGAAGGGCTCCTCCGTGTCCAAGGGCGAGTCGCTCAAGGACACCGCCCAGACCCTGGCCGCGATGGGCGCCGACGCGGTCGTGATCCGGCACTGGGCTTCGGGCGCGCCGCACCGGCTTGCCGCCACGGACTGGATCGACGCCGCCGTCATCAACGCCGGCGACGGCACGCACGAACACCCCACGCAGGCGCTGCTGGACGCGTTCACGATGCGCCGGCACTGGTCCAGGCTTGCCGGAACCCCGTCCGCCGGGGCGGACCTCACCGGCATGCGGGTTGCGATCGCCGGTGATGTCCTGCACTCCCGGGTGGCCCGCTCCAACGTCTGGCTGCTGCGGACCCTGGGCGCCGAAGTCACCCTCGTGGCGCCCCCGACCCTGCTGCCGATCGGCGTCGAAAAGTGGCCCTGCACCGTCAGCTACGACCTCGACGAGACCCTCGCCAAGGGCGTGGACGCGATGATGATGCTCCGCGTGCAGGGCGAGCGGATGAACGCCTCGTTCTTCCCGACGACGCGCGAGTACTCCCGACGCTGGGGCTTCGACGACAACCGGCTCCGCGCCCTGGACGGCCTGGGCCTCAAGGACACCATCATTCTGCACCCCGGCCCGATGAACCGGGGGCTGGAAATTTCCGCCGCAGCCGCGGACTCGCCCCGCTCCACTGTGCTCGCGCAGGTGCGCAACGGCGTCTCCATCCGGATGGCCGCCCTTTACCTGCTGCTCTCCGGGGACACCCGCGAACCAGCCGCCAATTCCACGAAGGAGAGCCACTGA